A stretch of DNA from Candidatus Bathyarchaeia archaeon:
CACTCAAAAGGCCATTAGAAGTCTGGTCACGAAAAATAAACAGAAAAACATGAAGGCTACTGGTCACGAAAATTGAACAGAATGAGACTGGTCACGGAAACTTAAATAGAACTCTTTAGGGCTATCTGACTAAAAGGTTGCTAAGATTTTTATCTTATACTGTAGGATATAGTTAGTGTGGCCTCCTTAGGTAAGCGGTATGCGGCTTTACTTGAGGTCTGCCTAGTCTCTCTACTTCTGACTTTTGTTGGGTGGCTCCGCGAGACTTATTTAGCCTACTTGAAGTGTAGTATGCTCTGGCATTTTGGCTTCCCAGCATTTATGATGCTCATAGCCCTACTTGCCATCACCTTACCCAGGAGGAGCTTTAGGATCTACGGCTTCCTGCCCAGAAGCCCGCGCTTCACATTGAAGTGGAGCTCAGCATTTATAGCGGCATTTATCCTACCCACAGTGATCTCAATTGCGATGTCGGCGGCTCTGGGCATGGCTAAGCCTGCTGGGCTGTCACCGCTCGGCATAATTCTAAACTTGGTCTTCTACATGGTCTTCGTTGGGCTTGTTGAGGAGGCTTATTTTAGGGGTTATGTGCAGTCTAAGCTCAACGAAGTCTTTGAGAAGCGCTGGCGGAGGCTCGTCTTTAAGGCTTGGAAAGTCGATTATGGAGTGGGTCTACTTCTAACCTCCGTAATCTTCGCCTTGATGCACATAGGCAATTACTGGAACCCGATTACATCTAGGTGGGAGCCGGCTTGGTGGATGCCCCTACACATCCTAGGGTGCTTCGCCTTCGGATGCTTAGCCGGGGCTCTAAGGGAGACTTCAGACATTTATACTTCGGCTTCACTACATGGAGGCATAATGACCGCCTACACATTCCTATCCATTTATACAAGCGAATTGATCCTAAACATCAGCCTATTCATCAGCTGGTTCATCTTCTTCTACCTTCTAGCCATCTTCTTCCATGAATCTGAGAACCTAAAGGCCGGAGCCATGACTATGGATCTAGAGAAGGGATAGCCGTGAAAATTAGGCAGAAATGGGATTAAAAATGTCAGAAAACTTAAATTAAACCAGTTAACCTGGTCTTTTCAAAGAGGCTTTAGCTTCTCAAAATTAGTTTCACATAGTCTCTTGGGAAGAGAGCTTCGGCGGCATTAACCATGCATGCGAGTTTGCCACCTCGGATCCTCCACTAACTTTTAATCCAACATTCCAGAAAAATATGACTGTTAACTGTTTCAGAGCCATTGGGGCGCTGGCTACCAGTATAGGCCTAAAGCCTTTAGTTTCTCCTTAAGCCTATCCACCTCCTCGGTCTTCATCGGTCTTAAGGGTTTCCTCGGCAGCCCCGCTTTTATCCCCCTTAACTCAAGAGCCACCTTTATCGTCGCAATATTTGATGGGCCGATGCCGTAGAGCACTCTTCTCAGCGCATTCACTTTCCTCTGAAGGCTGAGGGCTTTCTCATAGTTGCCTTCCCTAAAGGATTCGTAGAGCTCCACCATTAGCTCGGGGGCGGCGTTAGCTATTCCGGAAATCTCTGCGCTGGCGCCGACCAGAAGGGCCGCTAGGAAAACGTCGTCTGCACCGTTTATGACAGTTATGGGTTTGGGAGCCGTCTCAATAATTGTCTGGAGCTGGCTTAGGTTTCCACTTGAATCTTTTATCCCGGAGACGCCTTCTACCGCACATAGTTTTACGAATATGTCGGGCGTAATATTAAAACCAGTTAGCTGCGGAATATTATACACGAAGACCGGTATCCTCACAGCGCAGGCAATTTCCTGATAATGCATCATCAATCCTTCAACGTCGGGTTTAAAGAAGAACGGGTTTATCGCCCCGACAGCCTTAGCCCCGCTTCCCTCAGCGTGCTTAGCTAAATCCACACTTTCACTCGTATTAGTTGTACCAACATGCACTATGACCGGAACTTTACCCGAAGCCTCCTTAATGACGGTTTCGGCAACGGCTTTTCTCTGCTCAATGCTCATTAAAGCCCCCTCACCAACGGTTCCGCAGACAAAGAAGCCGTGGACACCCGCCTCAACATGGAAGCGTACAACCCCTCTTAAAGCATCGAAGTCAACGTTACCTTCACGGTCGAACGGCGTTATTATCGCTGGAAAAACCCCCTCAAAGAGAGGTTTACTCATACCTCAACCCACCAAATACAAATCACCATATAAAACAAGAAGCCGGCAATATTTAACACTTATCGATAGCCAAAAAAGATTAATAGAGGAAAACCAAGTTAACACTAATAGCAAAAACGGCGGCCGTCGTCTAGCCTGGTCTAGGACATCGGCCTGCCACGCCGGTAACCCGGGTTCGAATCCCGGCGGCCGCACCAAGAAAACTTTTTCTTGTCCGTCTTCACCAGTTAAGACTGTTATGAGCCGATTTATGAGTTTATAAAGGTTATAGTCTTCCCGGGTACTTACCATACTGTATCCTTGCACCTAAGAAGGCTGATTTCGTCCAGTCTTCTAAAAGGTCGTTTAGGCTTTTGTAGCCAAGAGCCTCCTTAACCTCCTCCAGTAGTTTTGTTTAGAGCATATGTGTCTCCGCTTCTTCCATCTGGGTCAAACGAGAAGCGCGGTGGGAACATCGCCATCATATGCTATTTGCGGTCTAACCTCTTATCTTTTTTATGTTAAGGTAAGAAATTTATGAAAACTTTATATAGGTCTACCTAGGTGCTTTGAGTGGAGTATGTTACAGTCTCTGCTAAGATTCCAAGGAGGTTAAAGGAGCTTCTAGACAGATATAATATAAAGTCCGGTTCTATTATTAGGAGGGCTCTTGAAGAGGAGGTTAAGAGACGGGTACTTGAGGAACTGGAGGAGTTATCTAGAGAGTTATCTAAAGAACTATCCCAGATACCTGACGAAGAAATAGTTGAGCTGATACGGGAAGATAGGGAAGGTAGGTAGCTCTGTATCTTTACGATGCGAGCGCTATACTGAATCTCGTGAAAAGGGGAAATATAAAAGCTTTCGCAAGGGGATGCACTACAGATCTTGCCGTCTACGAATCTATTAATGCAGTTTGGAAAAAGAGCTATATACTTAAGAAAATACGGGTGGATATAGCCTACAGATTAATTGAACTGTTATCTAATATTTTTAACGTATTAAATTTATATACCGTGAAAGGCTCCGAAAAAGAGGTATTAGAAATAGCCATGAAAGAAGGGATAACCATTTACGATGCATCCTACATCCATATCGCAAAACGAAACAAGTTAACCCTAGTAACCGACGACAAGAAACTCATAAATGCCGCCAAAAAGTACACTAACGTAGCAACAACCACGGAAACTATTACTACGTAAAGAAGTACTTAGTTCGCTGTTTTGTCAGCCTCTTAGACGAATAAAAATATATGGGAAAGAAAACTTTTTCATAAACTCATAGCTATGGAATACTTTCAACCGCTTTATCGGCTTGTATTAGTCCGGCGCCAGTAGCAGTCTCATCCCACTCGTAGGTATACCAGCCCCATCCATCTGGGCCATAATCATACACGGTCATGGAGCCCGGCGGAATAGACAGGGCCGTTGACTTTAAAATACCCTCAACTTCTTCTTGTGCTAAATTAGGATTCTTCTGTAGCATTAGGGCTATGACCGCTGAGACGTGAGGTGTCGCCATGCTCGTCCCACCAAGATAATAGAAGTTAACTAAGCTTGGCGGAGCCCTAATCCAGCCCCTTCCAGGAGCCCACCAAGGCAGATGATTATAGCCCGGAAAGCCCGGATAAGCCCCCTAACCCAACTGCCAGGAGCCAGCACATCAAGCTATGTAGACGCCCTTACCAGTATAGCCTTCCTTATGGGCGACATTAGTGTTTATTAGGTCGGCATCCCAAGTGTAGCGGTGAAGCAGCCTAATCTTCGGGGCGCCGAGAACAGGCGCTATTAAAGCCGATGAGAGGATGAGAATCGCTAAGATAAGTAGTATTCTTCTCAAGGGATTTTCCTCCTCAACAGAATAAGCTGTAGATGCATGAATTAATTCTTTCTCCTAGGAAGAAGGGAGCATGATCATTATTTTTCTAGATTCTCTAGAGGGGAGAGATGCGGGCTTAACGGTTGTTTTTAATCAATAAAACGGGTATGGGTTAAGAAACATTAAGAGCGCCGCCTGTAGATTTACGAAGCCGTTAAACTAGCGTGTAGCCACGATCAAGTTTTGACGCTGACTATTCATCCTTCTCAATGAAGTCGCGAAGCAATGATGCTAAACCGTTTATCGCGCCCTCTATAATCTTTTTACCTTTTTCAGCCGAAGCCAAGGAGGGGTTATCTGAATACCCGTCCATTAAAACTTCATTAGTATTGGAGATAAGCCCTTGGATGCTCCGAGATATTTTGGCGGCTCCAGGTAACGCGCCTGAAATTAATTCTGGATAGATCGCTAGGGCGAGGGAGGTTTCGAACTCTCCTGCATGGCCTGGAACGTTTCCAGACTCGATTAGAGAATTCGTTAAATCCCTAGGAATTAGATTCCAGTAAGATACGAAGATGACTTTTAGATTAAGCTCGTCCCGCACCCTTCTAGCCGCCAAGTATCCTGGAGGCTCGTTTCCTCCATGCCCGTTAATTATCGCCACTCTACTTATGCCGTGGCGTTTTAGGCTTTCACATAAGTCAAATATGATGCCTATAAATGTCTCGTATCGCAGCGTCAGGCTTCCCGGATAACCTAGGTGATGAGGCGAGAAGCCAACTGTAACTGGAGGCGTCACGATAACTTGAGGATATAGGATTTCTGCCGCCTTCCTAACGATATAGGTCACGTTCGCTGTATCCGTTTTAAGGGGTAGATGCGGGCCATGCTGCTCGGTGCTTCCAGTCGGAATCACAGCGACTTTAACGTTTCTCACCATCTCCCTAAACTCTTCACGCGTCATTTCATCGATAAAGACCTTCTTCATATCTAGCCACCTTCTAATCAAGTGTAGCCGGAGAGTATTAAGGCTTTATTCGTCTTTGCTTATCCGCTTGAAACATCGTTTATGGTAGCGCCGCTAACGCCGCTAAAAGCGCCTTAATATATCCAACCGAGTACGACCAAGCCTGCCTATGATCTGGGGTGTCCCCGTCCCAATAGGGTACGTGATCAGGATTTAAGCAACCATTGTAGCCTACTTTATGCAGCGCTAGGAGAATCTGAAACATATTCATGTCTCCATCATCTAATAGAACTTCCTCAAAGGATCCGGCTGTCGCTAGGCTCCCCCTAACGTTTCTGAAGTGCACTAGGAAGATTTTGCCCTTTCTGCCAAAGTAATTTATCTCGTCCAATACGAGCTGCGTTCCGCCAGCCTCATATCTTGTGCCGACACAATATATGAGGCCGACGTTTTTGCTGGGAAAGAAGTCGATTATTCTATGGAGGCCTAAACCGTTGAACGGGGTGTCCGGTAGAGGGGCGTCTGAGGGATGCATAGCTATCTTTACATCGTAGTCTTCAGCGACCTCAACAATCCTCTTATAGTATTCTTTAAAGCGCAACCAGAACTCGTCGGATAAGCTCAGCATGCTTGGGAAGCCTTCAGGAGCGGCATCCGGCCTCTCTTTAAACTGCTTCATCATCAGCCTTATGTCAACCCGTCGCATAGTGTATCCGCCCCTATGACGCTTAGCCAAACCATCCCATTGGGGTTCAGCGTGAGCTTCAGGCCAAGAGATAGAGGATGGGGCGAAAGCTGGCCGGGCTATCGGGATTCTAGCCTCACCTAAGATTTTTAGGGTTTTCTCAGCGTTTTCAACCTCCCTTTCGCCGCCGGGTTCGCCCAGCATAAATTTGCCTACGCTGGGTAGAGTTACGCGGTTTATATCTAAACCAAACTCGCGCAGTCTTCTTCTCATTTTAAGGAGCCTATCTAGATCCGGATAGCCTTGCTCCCTTGCTCCCGGCAAAGATTCAAATAAGCCAAGGTCAACATAATCGACGCCTATTGCGGAAAGCCAGCGGAGATAATCCTCCGTAATATCTGCCGGCGCCGTAACCGAAACTTTCATCAACTCTAGCCCCCTCCACTCAATCGCTCGCTCTCATATGTTTATTATGTTAAAATTAGCCGATTCTTATTAACCTGTACATATAATTATCATTTAACTCCTCCCGAAGATACGTGGATTTCCCTAAGCTATCCAAGTAAGGTTTTCTGAGAAAACGAGGATTTTTCAGGCTAAAGTATATCCTGAATAGAAGAAGCACGCGTCTAATGGGCGAGTTTCAGGTCACCAGATTCAATAAAAAATAGGGGTGGGAATATTGTTTTCATTCTGGATTTTAGGCTACATTAGTCTATCTAAAACATAGTAGAAAACTGTTGAGAAAGCCTCTATTAAAAGCACGGCGATTATTGACCCCGAGAGTTCACCTGTCAAAACATATGTTATGAGTAGGGCGACGGGATCTACGACCAAGCGATATATTATCGTCTTTTTTATGCTTGCTCTCCGCGAACGGGAAATTGGCTGGGCATCCCACGCACATCCTGTATGGATTGATAAGAATTTATCGAGGTTAGTATTTAAGTCTTATTAGCGTCGTTATTTCAAGTAAAGCATAAGAGCGATATAGTTAAAAACTAAGTAAGCTAGGGAAAGACATAAATTCTTGAAAATACGTGTGTCTGGAAAACTGCCTACGCTATTATTTAATTAATCCAAGTTTCCTCAATGTCTCGTTCTTCGGTATCCCGTTCTCGTCCCATCCCCTAGCCGCGTAGTATTCGTCTAACATCGCTTTGAGATCGTCTGGGCTTATGGTGTTTCCCAGAGAACCGCCTTCCTTTAACCCCTCATACATTACTCGATGTGGCAGCGTGTCATCTTTGCGGGTTACACCGCACCTAACGTTAAACATCCTCTTAAGGGTATATATTCGCTCCCCCGCCTCAAGTAGGCTCTCAAGCGACGTAGGCATGCCAGTCACAAGCGTATATAATCCGGGTATGTGGCCCGGCGCTATACCGAGAAACTTACATATTATCAGCGATTCTAGGACTTCATGCCAGTTCTGTATTATCGCTAAAACCTTCCCCTTCCCTTTAGTCTCAAACCTGTTAAGCCGCTCATAAATTTTTAGATCGGTCACGCGTTCTCCCTGCTCTATCCGTAAAACTAAGCCCTGCAAATGGCATGCGCCCCTATTGGACACAGCGTACTGTAAACCCATACCCTTAAATGCTCTTGGATCATGCATCGGCATCTCAAGACCCTTAACATGCATAGCGAACCTCTCGCTTCCCCCGCCAATCTTCTCTGAAGCCCTTTTCACGCCCTCAGCGAGCAGGTTTCCGAAGCCCTTTCTCTCGCCTATCTCCTCTATGAGGGCTAGTATTGTTTCAGGGTCGCCCCATCTTAAATCCGTTCCAGTCTCATGCCTATCAATTATGCCCCTCTCATAGCATTCTATGGCGAAGGCTATGCATACGCCAGTTGAAATTGTGTCTAAACCATACTGATTGCATAAAAGGTTCGCTTTAACTATAACATCCAGCCTATCGTTCAATAGGAGCGCGCCAAACGCCGCTAAGGTCTCATACTCCGGCCCCCTCTTAAGCATTAATCCAGCGTATGGTCCTTCGCCTACCTCTACGTGTCTCCAGCAAGCTATGGGGCAGTTCCAGCAGGCTTTCTTAGCCTTAACCATGGTTTTATTATAGATTTCGCCCGATATTCTTTCAATGCCCTCCCAGTCGCCTAAAGCGAAGTTTTTTATTGGGACATCCCCGTACTCGTGGAAAGAAAGTAATTCGCCGCTTGTACCGTATGAGGCATAGATCTGGGTTACCGGAGAAGACATTATCTGCGGATATATTCTTTTAAGCACACTTCGTATCCGCTCAGGATCCTTTACAGGAACCTCTTTCGAGCCTCTAACAGCTATAGCCTTAAGCATTTTTGAGCCCATAACTGCGCCCAAACCGCATCTCCCAGCAGCCCTACCCTCATCGCTTATGATGGCGGCAAACCTGACAAGCCTCTCGCCAGCCGGCCCAATGCACGCGACTCTAAAGTCCCCTCCGAGATCCTTTTTCAAGACTTCTTCCGTGTCGAGGCAACCCAAACCCCAAATGCTCTCAGCATGCTCTAACCTAACATCTTCATCATCAATAACTAGGTAGACTGGGCGCCCAGATTTCCCCTCAACCACTATGCCATCGAAACCAGCCCTCTTGAGCTCACGGGCCCAAAAGCCGCTTGCATGGGCTTCACCCCACGCGTCGGTTAAAGGCGACTTCGAGCACACAACATATCTGCCTGTGCAGGGGATCAGTGTCCCGGTGAGGGGGCCTGTCATGAAAACGATCTTGTTTTCCGGGCTGTACGCTGGCGTCTCCGGCTTAACCTCGTCGTATATTATTTTGGCCGCTAAGCCGACGCCGCCGATAAATTTTCTGGCAATCTCCTCACTGATTTCCTCCTCGTAAACTTTGTTTGAGGATAAATCAACTCTTAAGATTTTGCCCATGTAACCGTACACGAGAAACACCTCTAAACCCCATATAACCTCTTTATTAGCTCCATGTCCTCTTCAGGAATGCGTGGAATATCCTTTCTGAACAGCAATGCGACGAACTGCGCGGTTGCAACCTCTTCGAGGGTTTCAACTATAGTCTCAGCCTCAAGCAGGTTGCTTCCGACGCCTATAACCCCATGGTTCATTAGCACTAGGGCTCTTGTGCCCTCAATATGTTCGCCAACTATTCTAGCTAGGGCTTCAGTTCCCGGAAAAGCCCACGGAGCAATTTTAACCCTCCTTAAAACAACGGCAGCTTCAATGGTTACAGGCTGAATCTCTATCCCAGCTAGAGCCAGCCCTGTTGTGATAGGGTTGTGGCTGTGCACCACCGCGTTCACATCGGCTCTTTTCTCATATATTTTGGCGTGAAACGGCGTCTCTATCGACGGCCTAAGAAAACCTTCTATCACTCTGCCGCTTAAATCCACCTTAACCAGATCGTCGGGTTCAAGCTCGCCCTTAAAGACCCCGCTGGGCGTTATCCAGAACTCGTTAGATCCGGGGAGGCGGGCGCTTATGTTGCCGCCTAAAGCCGAGATTAAACCCCTATTAAAGAGCCTCCTCATAGTTTTACATATTTCATCCTTTAATTCTTCCTCCGAGCTTAAGGATAGAAACTCTCCCACAAGGATCACCTATGAAGCATGTACGCCTACAATTACTATAGCCTCAAGTTATATTTCTATTTCTTCCCCTCGCATGCCTAGGCTGGTTCAGCCTAAAAGAATTTATCTGCGAGTAACCATAGTTTAAATTGCCCCAATGATTATCGATGGACGGGCTGAAGGCGTGATGAACCATTGCAGACATGAGGGGTAAATTCACCGCCAGACTATCAGTTGTCCTCTTCCCTTAGCCTTACTCGGGCTTCAACACTCCACTATTTTATCGGGATTTAACTGAAACTTTAGCGAAATATATTTACTGCGAAAACGCTAATTTCTTCTTGAAAACCATGAAAGAAGAAAATTCCGAGGTCGATGCTTTCAAAAAGATCTGCGAAGATGTCAGAGCGTCAGGAAAGCTTACTGATGAACATTTAGCTGCGCTGCTCACGCTTTTCGGCCCACGTTTCCGGAGGGCGTGGAAAGCCGTCAAAGACGGCATGGTTAAAAAATATGTTTTTAAGCCGAGCGGCAGGGTTGTCTGGATAGTTGTCGGCAGGGAGAGAGATTATCTCGTTATGCCTGATGTAATGTTCTGTTCCTGCGACGACTTCTATTATCATGTTATGGGCCGAAAAGCTTATTTATGCTACCACCTGATCGGGCAGAAGATCGCTGAGGCCTTAGGCCAGTACGATGAGATTGAGGAGACCGATGACATGTACGACCTTCTGATGAACGAGTGGAAAAGTAACAATTAAATACTTGGGGCTGAAAAAGAATTTAGGGTTGATCCGAGATGAGCGTTGGGCAATACTTTGACGCACTCAACATTCTTCTCCGGGTACTGATACTCATCGCCTTCGCACTAGTATTCCTATACATTGTTTACTGCGAGAGGGAAAGAATCACGGGTTCAGCACAGAAGACCGCTAAAGAGGCTGAGAGGGCCGAGCCTAAGATTAAGGCTTAGGCTTAGTATTCTATACCCCTTCTGGCTTGAACCCCTCTCCGCCATGGGTGTTTTATCTCGCGCATCTCAGTAACTAGATCGGCGCGTTCGATAAGCTCTTTTGGAGCGTTTCTCCCAGTTAAAATGACGGTTGTCGGCTCCGGCACATTGTTTAGTATCTCTAGGACGTCATGGAGGCTGATAAGCCCTACTGAGACCGCTAGGTTTATTTCATCAAGTATTAGGAGGTGGGGTTTCTTCTTTAAAGCCCTCCTCGCAAATTTAAGGGCTCTCTGCGCGAGCAGATAGTCAACTGGGCTAGGGTTTTTCAGATCTATAAACTCTTTCCGCCCAAACTGGTGGATCTCATAGTTGGGTGCAAGCCTATCTTTAACCTTATACTCGCCGATATCTTTCCTACCCTTCATGAACTGAACTATAACTACTTTATAGCCGTGCCCAACAGCCCTTAACGCTAAACCAAAAGCCGTAATAGACTTGCCCTCACCATCACCAGTATAGAGGTGGATAAGACCCAATCTCAACCACCAAGCAGGAAACACATTTAGCCTTACACTTCAGAGACTTAAAAAGATTTGGTCTTATATCATCCATACCCCAATAATTGGATAAGGCGCCGATGAGCCGAGGCCAGACGTCCCAGTCCACTTTACGCTTATATTCGAGGTCTGTTATAGTCTCCGTACCAGTGTTTGTTATGTAGGTTTCAATCTTAATATACTTCTTATCATTGAAGATTTCCACCCTAAACTCCAGTAGCAGGGCGCTGTCGTTTGTGGATATTTTAATTGTGTGGAGGTAGCCGTATGGTGTTGCCGTCCATGTTACTGTTGGGGTAGCCCCCAAATTGTTCCCCAAGCATCATCAGTGGGGCTGAATCCAGCACTACTATCGCCGTAGAAGACTGACCAGCCGTCACCCCACCGGCCCACAGCCAGAGACTCATAACTATAGCCTATCGGGTATTGGAAACTAACGTCTTCATCTAAATCAGCATCATAAATACCTAAAGCACCGTAGTCATTAACCCCAACCCTTAAGTAGCTCCCGGTATAGGTTTTCCCTTCATAATAGCTGCCTGTCCCTGAATCCTGAGAGCCAAAAGCCGCCACAATATTGAAAGAAAACAACAAGATCGTCATTGAGACAAAGAAAAGCACTCTACGATTTTTATAATTGTTTCCATGTCAATAATTTTATCTTAAAGGATACATAATTTTGTCTCGCTTTTCAATGATTTATAAATACCTTCATGTAATATCCGTTAGTATATCGCTCCCCAAGCCCGTTAGGATGCCTCGTAGAAAGAACGAGAATCCTACTGCCTTCAGGATCTAAAAACTGAGCGCAACGATAAAAAATGGACATAAACTCAAAAGAAGCATGTTTGAAGGCGCTTTACAAATCATAAACAAAAACAACTTTAATCTTAACCTTCGAGTTCGAAGTTCAGAAATAGGGCTTATTTCTGGCTCTTTTCAAGAAAAAGAACAACATGTTTTGGTAGCCCGGGGGAGATTCGAACTCCCGTCGGTGGGTCCAGAGCCCACTATGCTTGACCGCTACACCACCGGGCTTATTCGCTCGCTTCACGCAATATATTTTAAGGATTCTACAAGTTTATTTCCTTTTTGGCGGCCCCTGCAGCTTAGCCCATATTAGCCTATGAAGCGCGCTATTAAATCCTTCCTCCTCTGCCTTATATTCGCAGCGGCCTCGCTAACAGATTTAAGGGCCTTTTCAGCGTCTTGGCTTGAAACATTTTTGACCCTTAGAACGTCCGTGGCTCCTTGAAATACTTCTGCAGGCGATTTTCTGGATTCTCCTAGGCACTTCATGATTGTTGCATAGTCGAATTTTACGCCCTCAACGATGCACGTGAAGTAGACGTAGTTTTCAAGCGCGTCAGCCAACGTGTGGTAAATGTAGTGGGCTGCCTCAATCAGCGTAGCCTCATCCATGAGGCTGCTCGCCCTAACCATTAAACCTTTAAGGAACTCTTCCCGCCCATAATAGTTGACCTTTACGCTGATTTTTGGATAAATTTCCTTCAGAAGCGATGAAT
This window harbors:
- a CDS encoding type II toxin-antitoxin system VapC family toxin, with translation MLNLVKRGNIKAFARGCTTDLAVYESINAVWKKSYILKKIRVDIAYRLIELLSNIFNVLNLYTVKGSEKEVLEIAMKEGITIYDASYIHIAKRNKLTLVTDDKKLINAAKKYTNVATTTETITT
- a CDS encoding CPBP family intramembrane glutamic endopeptidase; its protein translation is MASLGKRYAALLEVCLVSLLLTFVGWLRETYLAYLKCSMLWHFGFPAFMMLIALLAITLPRRSFRIYGFLPRSPRFTLKWSSAFIAAFILPTVISIAMSAALGMAKPAGLSPLGIILNLVFYMVFVGLVEEAYFRGYVQSKLNEVFEKRWRRLVFKAWKVDYGVGLLLTSVIFALMHIGNYWNPITSRWEPAWWMPLHILGCFAFGCLAGALRETSDIYTSASLHGGIMTAYTFLSIYTSELILNISLFISWFIFFYLLAIFFHESENLKAGAMTMDLEKG
- a CDS encoding creatininase family protein, whose translation is MKKVFIDEMTREEFREMVRNVKVAVIPTGSTEQHGPHLPLKTDTANVTYIVRKAAEILYPQVIVTPPVTVGFSPHHLGYPGSLTLRYETFIGIIFDLCESLKRHGISRVAIINGHGGNEPPGYLAARRVRDELNLKVIFVSYWNLIPRDLTNSLIESGNVPGHAGEFETSLALAIYPELISGALPGAAKISRSIQGLISNTNEVLMDGYSDNPSLASAEKGKKIIEGAINGLASLLRDFIEKDE
- a CDS encoding class II aldolase/adducin family protein, which produces MGEFLSLSSEEELKDEICKTMRRLFNRGLISALGGNISARLPGSNEFWITPSGVFKGELEPDDLVKVDLSGRVIEGFLRPSIETPFHAKIYEKRADVNAVVHSHNPITTGLALAGIEIQPVTIEAAVVLRRVKIAPWAFPGTEALARIVGEHIEGTRALVLMNHGVIGVGSNLLEAETIVETLEEVATAQFVALLFRKDIPRIPEEDMELIKRLYGV
- a CDS encoding aldehyde ferredoxin oxidoreductase family protein, with product MFLVYGYMGKILRVDLSSNKVYEEEISEEIARKFIGGVGLAAKIIYDEVKPETPAYSPENKIVFMTGPLTGTLIPCTGRYVVCSKSPLTDAWGEAHASGFWARELKRAGFDGIVVEGKSGRPVYLVIDDEDVRLEHAESIWGLGCLDTEEVLKKDLGGDFRVACIGPAGERLVRFAAIISDEGRAAGRCGLGAVMGSKMLKAIAVRGSKEVPVKDPERIRSVLKRIYPQIMSSPVTQIYASYGTSGELLSFHEYGDVPIKNFALGDWEGIERISGEIYNKTMVKAKKACWNCPIACWRHVEVGEGPYAGLMLKRGPEYETLAAFGALLLNDRLDVIVKANLLCNQYGLDTISTGVCIAFAIECYERGIIDRHETGTDLRWGDPETILALIEEIGERKGFGNLLAEGVKRASEKIGGGSERFAMHVKGLEMPMHDPRAFKGMGLQYAVSNRGACHLQGLVLRIEQGERVTDLKIYERLNRFETKGKGKVLAIIQNWHEVLESLIICKFLGIAPGHIPGLYTLVTGMPTSLESLLEAGERIYTLKRMFNVRCGVTRKDDTLPHRVMYEGLKEGGSLGNTISPDDLKAMLDEYYAARGWDENGIPKNETLRKLGLIK
- a CDS encoding mannonate dehydratase, producing MKVSVTAPADITEDYLRWLSAIGVDYVDLGLFESLPGAREQGYPDLDRLLKMRRRLREFGLDINRVTLPSVGKFMLGEPGGEREVENAEKTLKILGEARIPIARPAFAPSSISWPEAHAEPQWDGLAKRHRGGYTMRRVDIRLMMKQFKERPDAAPEGFPSMLSLSDEFWLRFKEYYKRIVEVAEDYDVKIAMHPSDAPLPDTPFNGLGLHRIIDFFPSKNVGLIYCVGTRYEAGGTQLVLDEINYFGRKGKIFLVHFRNVRGSLATAGSFEEVLLDDGDMNMFQILLALHKVGYNGCLNPDHVPYWDGDTPDHRQAWSYSVGYIKALLAALAALP
- a CDS encoding cob(I)yrinic acid a,c-diamide adenosyltransferase; its protein translation is MGLIHLYTGDGEGKSITAFGLALRAVGHGYKVVIVQFMKGRKDIGEYKVKDRLAPNYEIHQFGRKEFIDLKNPSPVDYLLAQRALKFARRALKKKPHLLILDEINLAVSVGLISLHDVLEILNNVPEPTTVILTGRNAPKELIERADLVTEMREIKHPWRRGVQARRGIEY
- a CDS encoding DUF2061 domain-containing protein, whose protein sequence is MHTGCAWDAQPISRSRRASIKKTIIYRLVVDPVALLITYVLTGELSGSIIAVLLIEAFSTVFYYVLDRLM
- the dapA gene encoding 4-hydroxy-tetrahydrodipicolinate synthase gives rise to the protein MSKPLFEGVFPAIITPFDREGNVDFDALRGVVRFHVEAGVHGFFVCGTVGEGALMSIEQRKAVAETVIKEASGKVPVIVHVGTTNTSESVDLAKHAEGSGAKAVGAINPFFFKPDVEGLMMHYQEIACAVRIPVFVYNIPQLTGFNITPDIFVKLCAVEGVSGIKDSSGNLSQLQTIIETAPKPITVINGADDVFLAALLVGASAEISGIANAAPELMVELYESFREGNYEKALSLQRKVNALRRVLYGIGPSNIATIKVALELRGIKAGLPRKPLRPMKTEEVDRLKEKLKALGLYW
- a CDS encoding S8 family serine peptidase; the protein is MPWWAPGRGWIRAPPSLVNFYYLGGTSMATPHVSAVIALMLQKNPNLAQEEVEGILKSTALSIPPGSMTVYDYGPDGWGWYTYEWDETATGAGLIQADKAVESIP